Below is a genomic region from Bacillus mycoides.
ATACGTATGGATCCATGCATTCCGAAGCGATTATTACAGAGAACGAGGAAAACGTCAGCAAATTTTTCACATCTGTTGATGCCGCGGCACTTTATCATAATGCATCGACTCGTTTTACGGATGGATCTGAATTCGGATTCGGCGCAGAAATTGGCATCAGTACACAAAAGCTACACGTAAGGGGACCAATGGGGTTACCTGCATTAACTTCCACAAAATATGTGATTCGTGGGAATGGACAGATTCGGGGATAAGAATTATAAAAGAACAAGTAATAAGATGAAGACACCCAATTCAGTTTAAGTGTCTTCATCTTATTACAATTATTCATTTACCATACAAAAAGCCCCACAAGCATAGCGCTTAATAAGGAAACAGCCATTCCGCTAACAAGAAGCTTCCAAACATTTTTACCGATTATTGATGATTTTTCCCCGCCAAATAATGAATTGTAAGTTCCATAAATCATACCTACTGTACTAAAGTTTGCAAAAGAAGCTAGAAATGTAGTTGCAACCGCAATTGTATGTGGTTGTAAAGACTTTAGGTTTGATTTTAAATCCATCATTGCAACAAATTCATTCGTTGTTATTTTTATCCCCATTAATTCAGCTACATACATAGCATCTTTTCCTGATAAACCGAGTAAAAAAGCAAAGGGGCTAAAGATAATAGAGAAGATTTTTTGAATTGTTAAGCCTGTTACAAAAAAGCTTAAAATACCATTTAAACATGCTGTTAATGCTACATAGCCAATTACCATCGCTAAAATAACAATAACCATATTCATCCCAACTAACATACTGTTTGAAATAGTAGAAAAGAAATCTTTTTTTTCATTTTTTGAAGGTGAATAAATAACATCATCTTCTTTAGTAACTTCTACAGGATTTAAAACATTAGCCAAGATTAATGCGTTAATACAGTTTAAAGGAATAGCGCTGAAAATATATGTTGCTGGAACCATTGATAGATAAGCACCAAGAATGGATCCGCTGACGCTACTCATACTCATAATTCCAAAAGTCAACAAACGATTTTCTTTTAACACAGATAATTGATCACGAACAACTGCAAGTGCTTCCGTATTTCCTAAAAACATCATTTGAATGGAAAAGAAGCTTTCTAACTTTGGTAAACGAGAAATCTTTGAAATGATTGCACCAACTTTATCGATAATCCAAGTTAAGATTCCAAAATACGAAAGAATATCAAAGAAAGTGATAACAAAAATGATAGGAAGTAAGGCGCTAAAGAAGAAATCAACTGTTTGATTTTCCATAGCTGAAGGAAATACAAATCGAATTCCTTCATTCGCACATGATAGTAGCCAACTGAAAAATGACGCAATTTTATTAATGATAATACTGCCCAATTTCGTGCCTAACATAAACCACGTAATAAAAAGCTCCAATATTATTAGAATAACAATTGGTCTCCATTTTATTTTTCTTTTATTAGGCGAACATAGGAAAACGATTAATATTACAACGAAAATCCCTAACATATTTAATATGAAATGCATGTCAACAACTCCTTGAGGCTTATTATTTGTATATAAAAAAGCCCCTATTCTTCCAAATTTGGATTATGATCAGAAGTTATGAAGAATGTAAATTATGTTTGGGATTAGTCTATTTCAATTTATGTAGTAAAAATTAATGTTTTTTCGCTTTATAAAGGATATGTATTAATAAGGTAAAGCAACAAAATAAATCTATTGGTAGAACGAAGGACAATTAATAGCTGCATCCATTTTTAAATTGTTTAGGTGAAATACCAGTATATTTTTTAAAGATCTTTGTAAAATGACTTTGGCACGCTGAATATATTCATTTAGAGAAATTCTAACTTCCTTTTTGAAAAGGGAAGATAGATAACTTGGATTTAATGTGACTATTTCTGCTAGATGGGATAGTGATGCTTCTGAAATGATGAACTATATGCCATTACGAGCATTAGTGAACTTTAGCGCAGGTGCTTTTACAGAAGAAATGTTGAATGAAATAATTGGGCTATTGAACGATGCACAAATGAATTAATAAGCGGTGAATGCAAGGAAGTTAGGCGGGAGATAATGGTCCGTAAATGTCTAATTAAAGTTTTACTTTATCCATTGAACATTCTTTGTTGAATTTTAATTAAGCTTAATAAATCATTGCAGGACGTTTCTCCAGCATGCAAAAAGGCAAATGAGAGTTAGAATCTCATTTGCTTTTTTTGTACTTATTCTGCTAAATGTAGAATCATATGCTTGTCTATCATCTTTAATCATTGCTTATAAATATGAACGATGAGATGGCCATGAACCTTGGAGTTTACGAAGTTGTATAATTTGACCTGTATGATAAGCATCATGCAATAGGATATTCAGATATTGTTGCCAAACTGGTAGAGACGGACTTGTTTGATCCAGTTCTGCTTCTTGAAGGGATGTTAATGAAGATCGTAAGGCATCATGTACTTGGAGCGTTCGCTTCACTGTTTGTTGCCAAGCATCATCATCATTAGGTCCACCTTGGACAAACGTGTCATCATTATTTTGTGGAGCAACAAATGTGTCATCTTGATGTAAGCGGGAAAGTAAGCGCTCTTTAAAGATTAGTAAATGGTTTGCATTTTCCCAAATCGTATTACTGGCCGTTCCTTCTGGTTGCCAACATGCTTGTGCAGCGGTAAGATTCTTTAACGCTTCTGATATCGGTGGGTACCATTCTTCTTCGTAAAAAACTTGCTTGACCCCATTTTGTAATATTTCTTTTTTACTCATTCGTATAGCCTCCTTAACTATGAGATAGACCAACAATAAGTAT
It encodes:
- a CDS encoding NupC/NupG family nucleoside CNT transporter; this encodes MHFILNMLGIFVVILIVFLCSPNKRKIKWRPIVILIILELFITWFMLGTKLGSIIINKIASFFSWLLSCANEGIRFVFPSAMENQTVDFFFSALLPIIFVITFFDILSYFGILTWIIDKVGAIISKISRLPKLESFFSIQMMFLGNTEALAVVRDQLSVLKENRLLTFGIMSMSSVSGSILGAYLSMVPATYIFSAIPLNCINALILANVLNPVEVTKEDDVIYSPSKNEKKDFFSTISNSMLVGMNMVIVILAMVIGYVALTACLNGILSFFVTGLTIQKIFSIIFSPFAFLLGLSGKDAMYVAELMGIKITTNEFVAMMDLKSNLKSLQPHTIAVATTFLASFANFSTVGMIYGTYNSLFGGEKSSIIGKNVWKLLVSGMAVSLLSAMLVGLFVW
- a CDS encoding DinB family protein — protein: MSKKEILQNGVKQVFYEEEWYPPISEALKNLTAAQACWQPEGTASNTIWENANHLLIFKERLLSRLHQDDTFVAPQNNDDTFVQGGPNDDDAWQQTVKRTLQVHDALRSSLTSLQEAELDQTSPSLPVWQQYLNILLHDAYHTGQIIQLRKLQGSWPSHRSYL